One genomic region from Roseofilum reptotaenium CS-1145 encodes:
- a CDS encoding response regulator → MPKPIILCVDDESVVLNSLKIQLKNAFLDNYIYELAESADEAWEIIEELQETDNHLIVIVSDWLMPGVKGDEFLIHVHQKFPKVIKVMLTGQADQSAIERAQKHANLYQHIAKPWKQDKLIETIKSGLQKVQMYGQD, encoded by the coding sequence ATGCCTAAGCCCATTATTTTATGCGTTGATGATGAAAGTGTCGTTCTTAATAGTCTAAAAATTCAACTTAAAAATGCTTTCTTAGATAACTATATTTATGAACTAGCAGAAAGTGCCGATGAAGCGTGGGAGATTATTGAAGAACTCCAAGAAACGGATAATCATTTAATTGTCATTGTCTCCGATTGGCTTATGCCTGGTGTAAAAGGGGATGAATTTTTAATTCATGTTCATCAAAAATTTCCGAAAGTGATTAAGGTGATGTTAACGGGACAAGCTGATCAGTCAGCTATTGAACGAGCGCAAAAACATGCCAACCTTTATCAACATATAGCTAAACCTTGGAAGCAGGATAAACTAATCGAAACCATCAAATCAGGACTCCAGAAAGTTCAGATGTATGGGCAAGATTAA
- a CDS encoding hybrid sensor histidine kinase/response regulator — protein MNSQPFSSPKADILVVDDTPENLRLLVKILRENSYKVRPVPSGNLALSAIEASPPDLILLDIMMPEISGYEVCQRLKNNPKTQSIPIIFISAMNEVFDKVKGFHLGAVDYITKPFEIDEVLVRVKTHLDNIFLQNQLQQKNQELELTLEQLKLTQSQLIQSEKMAALGQLIAGVAHEINTPLGAIRASVDNLTQFFDRTLEELPCFFETMTVDRKKFFYQLSNQIDQSNDHISSREKRKNRKGLVRQLEAYHIPEADAIADTLVDIGIYDKITDIIPELAKPENDKVLNMVYQISSIQKSVKTVSTATDQAAKVVFALKCYARHDLHNSKELAQINSGIETVLTLYQNKLKKGIDVVKNYKDTPPIWCYPDELHQVWTNLIHNALQAMNYQGTLFIDVFPEQQYVHVKITDTGPGISSENMPRIFDAFFTTKSPGEGSGLGLDIVKKIIHKHQGKIEVNSVPGNTQFIVSLPLSTQEVNSHA, from the coding sequence ATGAATTCTCAGCCCTTTTCATCTCCTAAAGCCGATATTTTAGTCGTTGATGATACTCCAGAAAATCTCAGACTTCTGGTGAAAATCCTGCGTGAAAACTCCTATAAAGTCCGACCAGTACCCAGTGGGAATTTAGCCCTTTCTGCCATTGAAGCAAGTCCTCCTGATTTAATTCTTCTCGATATCATGATGCCGGAGATCAGTGGTTATGAAGTCTGTCAACGGCTCAAAAATAATCCCAAAACCCAATCGATACCCATCATTTTCATCAGCGCCATGAATGAAGTCTTCGATAAAGTCAAAGGATTTCATTTGGGAGCTGTTGATTATATTACCAAGCCCTTTGAAATTGATGAAGTTTTAGTGCGAGTAAAAACCCATTTAGACAACATCTTTTTGCAAAATCAACTCCAGCAGAAAAATCAAGAACTAGAACTAACCTTAGAACAACTGAAATTAACCCAGTCCCAGTTAATTCAATCCGAAAAAATGGCCGCCCTAGGACAACTCATTGCTGGAGTTGCCCATGAAATCAATACTCCCCTAGGCGCAATTCGGGCATCTGTAGATAACCTAACTCAATTTTTTGATCGCACTCTCGAAGAGTTACCTTGTTTTTTTGAAACTATGACAGTTGATCGAAAAAAATTCTTCTATCAACTTAGTAATCAAATAGACCAATCTAACGATCATATATCGAGTCGAGAAAAAAGAAAAAATCGAAAGGGATTAGTTCGCCAGCTTGAAGCTTATCACATTCCTGAAGCTGACGCGATCGCTGATACCTTAGTTGATATAGGAATTTATGACAAAATCACCGATATTATTCCTGAGCTGGCCAAACCAGAGAACGATAAAGTCCTCAATATGGTCTATCAAATTTCTAGTATTCAGAAAAGCGTAAAAACAGTCTCTACGGCTACCGATCAAGCGGCAAAAGTTGTTTTCGCCCTTAAATGTTATGCCCGACATGACTTACATAATAGTAAAGAACTCGCCCAAATTAATTCAGGAATAGAAACGGTGCTGACTTTATATCAAAATAAGCTTAAAAAAGGAATTGATGTGGTTAAAAATTACAAAGATACTCCACCAATTTGGTGTTATCCAGATGAACTACATCAGGTTTGGACTAACTTGATCCATAATGCTCTGCAAGCCATGAACTATCAAGGAACTCTTTTCATTGATGTTTTCCCAGAGCAACAGTATGTTCATGTCAAAATCACCGATACAGGCCCAGGGATATCATCGGAAAATATGCCCCGAATATTTGATGCTTTTTTTACAACGAAGTCCCCGGGAGAAGGAAGTGGATTAGGATTGGATATCGTCAAAAAAATTATTCATAAGCATCAAGGTAAAATAGAAGTGAACTCAGTTCCTGGGAATACTCAATTTATCGTTTCCTTACCCTTATCCACTCAGGAGGTGAATTCCCATGCCTAA
- the rpiA gene encoding ribose-5-phosphate isomerase RpiA produces the protein MTTTDPVKLMKQEVGKAAASKVKSGMIVGLGTGSTTAYAIEYIGDRLKSGEIENILGIPTSFQAEVLARQYGIPLTTLDVIDRMDLAIDGADEVDPNKNLIKGGGAAHTREKIVDTLADQFIVVVDSGKLVDRLGSTFLLPVEVMPMAMTTVMKALAKLGGKPQLRMGVKKAGPVITDQGNMVIDVKFDSIDNPTELEKTINNIPGVLENGLFVGVADVILVGEVKDGQPSVREF, from the coding sequence ATGACCACAACCGATCCAGTAAAGTTGATGAAACAAGAGGTGGGTAAAGCCGCAGCATCCAAGGTAAAATCAGGGATGATTGTTGGCCTAGGAACCGGATCAACCACTGCTTATGCCATTGAATATATCGGCGATCGCCTAAAATCGGGCGAAATTGAAAATATTCTTGGTATTCCCACCTCCTTTCAAGCGGAAGTTCTGGCTAGACAATATGGTATCCCCTTAACTACCCTCGATGTAATCGATCGCATGGATCTTGCCATTGATGGCGCTGATGAAGTTGATCCTAACAAAAACTTGATTAAAGGCGGAGGCGCTGCCCACACCCGCGAAAAAATTGTCGATACCTTGGCCGACCAATTTATTGTAGTGGTAGATTCTGGTAAGCTCGTCGATCGCCTTGGCTCTACCTTCCTCCTACCCGTTGAAGTGATGCCCATGGCTATGACAACTGTGATGAAAGCCTTAGCCAAACTCGGCGGTAAACCCCAACTGCGGATGGGAGTGAAAAAAGCAGGGCCAGTGATCACTGACCAAGGTAATATGGTCATTGATGTCAAGTTTGACTCGATTGATAACCCGACTGAACTGGAAAAAACGATTAATAATATTCCTGGAGTCCTAGAAAATGGGCTGTTTGTTGGTGTGGCTGATGTGATCCTAGTTGGAGAAGTTAAGGACGGTCAACCCTCAGTTCGGGAGTTTTAA